ATTGAGACCGAAGAGCCCGGAAAACGCCAGTTCAGATACGCCCAGCTTACCAATCAGCCAAATGGACGAATAAGAAACATAGCAAAGGATCGCGGCCATGGCGGCCATGCAGGTCACGGCATAAAACATGAAATGGCTGTTCTTGAGCACCGGGGCGTAACGTCCCCAGCGGTACAGAGGGCCGGTGGACTCGGTATGGGCAGGACGGGTTTCCGGCAAACGGTAACCCACTACCAACAGCATCACCAACCCATAGAAGGCCATAAAGGCAAAGGTCGAACGCCAGCCAAACTGAATAGCCAACAGGCCACCGAGGGTGGGTGCCAGCGCAGGGATCACGCAGATGGCACCATTGAGGTAACTGTAGATACGGGCGCTGTCGGACGGACTGTAGCTGTCACGCACGGCGCTGAACGCCACGATGGAAGTGGAACAGGCGGCAAGCCCCTGAAGCAGGCGGGCCAGTTGCAGCAATTCAAACTCCAGGGCGGCCATGGCAAGCAGACTGCTGATTACGTAGAGCACTGTGCCGAACAGAGCCACCGGACGACGACCGTAGCGGTCGGCCAAGGGGCCAATCAATACCTGCCCCACCCCCATGGCGAACAAAAACAGCACCAGAGTCGACTGCACCTGCCGTTCATCCACGCTGAAGTCCAGCGCCATGGCAGGCATAGAAGGCAGATAGATGTCGATGGCCAGCGGGCTTAACAGCACCAGAGACATCAAAATAGGCAGCAGATTTCGTTGCATGAAAAAGTCACAGATAAGGAAATAAAAATGATAGACGAAGTTTACTCCTGCCATGGTATGAACAGAAATGGTATAAAATACTTTTAAAAATTCCCCTCTGGAATATCACATGCAACTGGACAAGCTGACACGCATCGACCTCAATCTGCTGGTGGTACTGCAGGTATTGCTGGAAGAACAAAGCGTCACCCGCGCCGCCGTGCGCCTGAATCTCAGTCAGTCGGCCCTGTCCAAGAGCCTGAGCCGACTGCGGGAAACCCTGGGCGACCCGCTGTTTTCCCGCACGGCCCACGGGCTGAAACCCACGGCCCATGCCCTGGCCCTGGCCGAGCGGCTGCCGGGGGTGTTGCAGGCGCTCAATCAGTTGGTGATGCCCCCCAGTTTCGATCCTGCCAGCAGTACCCGCACCTTCAGCTTCGCCATGGTGGAAAGTGCGTACGAGACACTGATCCCCGGCTTTATCGGCCCGCTGCTTTCCATGGCGCCGGGTCTGCGGCTCAATTCCTATGTGTGGAACGAAAAATCCATCAGCGATCTTCAACTGGGGCAGATTGACTTTGGGATAGACGGTATCGATTTGCAGCCCGAAGCCAACTTTCGTATCGACAGCCTGCCGGAAGGTATTTGCCATCAAACGCTCTACCAGGACCAACAAATTTGCCTGGTGCGCCAGGGACACCCGGCCATGGCACTGCTTGGGGAAGGGAAATGGGATCTCAACACTTACCTGGAGTTGGCCCATGTGCAGGTGCGCTGCGAAGGCAACGACTGGTGGGCGCTGGATTACTATCTGGCAACTCAGGGCAAGCAGCGGCACCTGTGCGCCACAGTGCCCGATTTTTATGGCGCCGCCAGCGTCTGTGCCAATACCGATCTGGTGTTCACCCTGCCGCAAAGCTTTGCGCGCCATGCCTCCAAGCTCTACGCACTGGAGATGCTGCCATTACCCTTTGACTTTATGCCTCTGGCCTATGTGCTCTTGTGGCACCAGCGAAATGATGGCGATCCCGGCCACAGATGGATACGCGAGCTTATCATCCAAAGCGCCCGAAAAAGCTTTGGTGAGAAGCTTAAATGGACGCAAGATTAACCATATTTCACGTGATTATGGTGCACATTTTACGCAGACTGTCAGCACGACATTCGCCCAGGAGGCATTATGATCTACAGTCAATTCCACACTCCCCCCTTGCGTGAGCGCTTCAGCGGATTCCGCGGGCTGGCCATGTTTATCGCAGGATTTGTGGTGCTGGGTCTCAGCCTGGTGATGCTGCCCTTTGTCTTATTGGCAGGCGCCGTGGCCTTTGCACTACTCAGTGTGTTTGGCCGGGTTTGGCTGGGTAAATTGCAGCGCCAGGCTCAGCAAGCCCAGGCTGCACAGCAATCCCAGAGCACCGTCGATGGGGAAGAAGCATTTGTTCGCTTTCGTGACCGAGACCTATTCCGCCCGCGCCCCCATCAGGGACGCACCTTCGAACACGATCCGACCGAGTAAGGTCAGCTACTGATATCACTGCTCCGGGGCGCTCTCACCCTGCCCCGGCATCTCCAAAAGCAGTTCTTTGGCTCTCTCCAGGGCCTTTTTTTCGTCTGCATTCACAGAAAGCTGCAACACATTTTCAATCTGGGTCGCCAGGGACTGCCACAGTGGCGTGATGATGGCGCGCTCTTGGTCATTGGCAAGCCGTGCGGCCTCGCCAAGCAAGGTTGCCGCCTCGACCACATCAATACGCCCCAGAATGCCATCGGCAAGCGCCATCGACAGTTCCAGCATGGCGGGCACATTCTGACTGAATCTGATGACTTTACGCAGGTAATCTTCGGCGAGGGTTAAATCACTGCCGAGGGTGGCCTCATCATGGAGCATATGCCGGGCACGCGCCAACATGGCGTCCAGCTGCCCTTGCTCGGCAGCCTCGGCAAGCCAGCGCTCGGCGCCAAGGGCATCAACCAGGCAGCCCTCACCCCGACTCAGCATCAGGGACACATGATACTGCGCCTGTGGGAATCCGCCCCGCGCCGCCGATTCAATATGCCTGAATGCCTCCTCGATACGCCCCTGCTGGTACCTGAGCACCCCAAGGTTGGCTTCGGCCTCGGTATGGCCGCCTTGTGTAGCCTCGGTCAGCAGAGATTCGGCCCTGGGCAGATCCACGGCCATGCCCTGTCCGGTCAGCGCAAAGTATCCCAGCAAGGCCTTGGCATCTTCCACGCCTTGCGTGGCGGCCTCGGCAATCAGGGAAATACCTTTGGCCTCATCGACCTGTCCCTGATAAGCATGCAGAAACGCCACCCCCAATTCATAGCGGGCCACCGCAAGGCTGTTTGCTGACTGGGTAAACCAATATTGCGCCTTCGCCAGCGCCGCTGACGCTGTGGGCTCATCATCCGGGCCTTGCTGCGCATCCCGGGCCAGTAACCCCTGGGTTTTAAAGGCCATCCCCAGCAGATACTGTGCCTCGGCATCATCCGCCATAACGGCCCTGTAGCAGAGTTCTCTGTTGCTGAGCTCATCGAGGGGTTCAAATTCGAAGTGGGTTGCGCCCGACAACTCGGACACCAGCTGGCAAAAATTCAGCAGCGCCTTGTTTGCCAGTGCAAGCAGTGACGCCTCATCGAGATGATATTTTTCCGGATGGGCGCCACGGTTACCGTCGGCCCTGAGCCTGTGCATGGCACGGACCTGACGCACTCCCAGCAAACGCGCCTGTGACAAGGCCTCGATGCGGTTGTAAAGATTGGGGCTGTCGAAGGTCAGGCGGCCTGCGGCCAGGATACCCGTGAGCTTGTAGAGGGCGCTGCGCAGTGTCAGCAGCGCCTGGGCGGGGACATCTTTGGCAAAGCGTCTGGCGCGGCGATATTCCTTGGCAAGGTCGTCATCGAAGGCCGCAATCATTGCGGTATCTGTCAGTCCCTTGCCAGCCATCCGCTTTGCTCCTTAAGCCTGAGTTCTGTTAACCATGTAGAGGCGGAACAGCGCCACGTTAACAAACAGAGCAATAAAGGAAAATCCTGCATCAACAATCAGTTGAAGCGGAAGCCCAACACCGGCCACCAGTTGTGACAGGGTGCCGCCCACCAGAGACAGGGGCACATACAACAGCAGCAGGGCCACGGTTTTGGACACGATGGAAGACGAAAAGCGGAAGCTGGCCTTGATGGCCTCAAGGGGCGTCAGACGTTCCACCACCACCATAAAGTTCACATAGGCCAGGCGAGCAAAAAGGTAGAGGCTGATACCCAAACCAATCAGCCACAGGGGGCCAAAGGCGGCGGCAATAATCACGGGTGCCGCGATCGCCATGCCGGAAAACACTCCCGCCAGCAGCAGCGGTGGCACAAAAGGCAAACTGGCCTTGAGCACAGCGCCAGTGGACAGTTCATGGCCTTCGCTACGCAGCTGCAAGTACAGCGTCAGGGCGGCAATCAAAACAGAGAAAATGATGAGCATCATCATCATGGCGAAAAAGTGTGGTGAGCCAAACTGCGGATTGTTGACATCAACTTTGGCAAATTCACTGCCCAGCCACAGCTGGATGCCTGTCTGCGCCAAAAGCAGCGGAATCGTCAGAGCCGCGAGTTGACCCAGGTGATTGCGAAAAAAGTTATAAGCTTCGCTCAATATAACGGACAGTGACATATGTCTTTCCAACCGATTAACGTTAAATTCAATCCAGACGACAGACTCGGCTGCCTAACCGGAAATGGACCCCTTATTTTGTGCGCCTAGAATACCCAAAAACCGCCGTGCATGCACAGGCCTTAAGCAGCTATCCACCATGATATGACGCAAATTCCGTGCATTTTTTACCGCGCTTTGTCTAGAATAGCCCCCTGACTTTGAGATGAATCACCTACAGGACGTCACTGAATGAAACGAATCACTGCCCTTTCACTGGTTTTCTCCGCCATGGCACTGTCTTCTTCCGCCAATGCAGTGGATCTGGGCTCACTGGCCTCCGACACCCTTAAGCAAGTGAGTGGCGCTACCGCCCAGCCAGCCACACCGACCACTCAGGCACAAAGCAGCGACTTGCTGGGAGACCTGATGGCCCTGGGGTTAAATCAAAACCAGGCCGAGGGTGGCATGGGCGCACTGCTTAAAATGGCGCAGGGTAGCCTGAGCGGCAGCGAGTTCTCCAGCCTGACTGATGCCATACCCGGCGCTGATCAGATGCTGTCAGCAGTCCCTGGTCTTAACAGCAACACTGGTATGTCTGGCCTGCTGTCCAAGGCCGGTGGCCTTGGCAGCTCATTGCAAGGCAGTGCCATGGTATACGATGCTTTTGAAAAACTGGGTATTTCCCGCGAGTTGGCGGCTCCCATGGTGGATGTTGCCAAAAACTATCTTCAAAGCACTGCCGGTGATGATACTGTTGGCTTACTGATGAAAGGCTTGGGAAGCCTGCTGTAACTCATAAACGTCACGGGAGGCCATGATGATTAGTGCACTGAAAAAGTTGCTGAACCAGCGTCTGGGTGACACTGGCCCCCGTTTGACGCAGTCAGAAGCGGCGGCTGCACTCTTGATTGAAGTAGTGTTGGCAGACGAAGATCTGTCCGGCAGCGAACAGCGTTTGCTGCCGGAATTCATTGCCAGGCTCACCGGGGTGAGCGTCGATGAAGCCCATGCCCTGATGACAAACGCCATCGACCGCCATCAGCAGGCAATTTCATTGTTTGAATACACAGACCTGATAAACAAGCAGTTTGATTTGGCAGAGAAGCAGGCCCTGATCCTGGCCATGTGGCAACTGGCCTTCTCCGACGGTGAATTGTGCCAATACGAAGAGCAGATCATCCGTAAAACGGCCGATCTGCTCTATCTCAAACACAGTGAGCTGATACAGCTGCGTAATCAGGCAAAGGCTGGCTAAGCCAGCTGTTTGCCCATTTCCATGCCCTGGCCATGCATTTTGGCCAGCTTCTCAGCAAGTCCCCCCAAATCCACCTTGATCCCGGCCAGAATATTAATCTGAGCCAGCCAACTGGTGCGCTCGTCATCGGGAATTTTGTCCCAGTCGGCGGCAATTTGCTTCGCCATGGCCAACATACCGGCGAGTTTGGAGTAGGGTTCGGCAGATTTGGGATGATTCTGAAACTGAATGCCCTTCACCAGGGCAGGCGTAAACTTCCAATTCTGGGCCAGCAGAGCCCCGATTTCGGCATTGTCGTAACCCAAAATCTCTTTTTCCATCAGATTTCGATCAGCACCTTCGGCAACGGCGGCTGAGATGGTAGCCGCCACGGCCGGATCGCCATTGACTATCAACAACTCTCCGATGGAATGCAAAATACCGCAGGTAAAGGCCTCTTCGGGCAGGGTTCCCAGACGTTTTGCCAGCTCCTGACAGATAATGGCCACTTCAAAGGTATTGCCCCAAAAATCGGCCAGGTCGAAGCCTTCCACCTTGGGAACCGCGCCGACCACAGCCGACGCAATGACCAAGGTCCTCAGGGTCTGCATGCCCAGGCGCACGACGGCATCATCAATGGTACCCACCTCCCGTGAACACCCGAAACGGGCAGAGTTGGCAAGCCGGAGCACCCGCGCGCTGAGCACTGGGTCATGGGACAGTTTCTCGGAGACGGCTTTAACGGTGGAATCTTCGTTATTCACTATATCCAAGAGTTCGGCTATGGCTTTGGGAAGCCTTGGTAATTCATCAACTTTTTGAAGCAGTGCGGCTGAATGCATGGGACGTTCTCCTCTGGGTAACAGATAAACTATAGTCCAGAAGAAGCAGCCGCCAGCCGGGTTCAGGGTTTAGTAAACTTAAGTACGAATCGGTCGCTATGACCCCGTATTCTTTTATCAAATACTGAGATATCCAGCGGATCGGCCTTGTTGGCCAATGCATCCAGCTCTCCATCGAACCTGAAACCTGCCTCGGTCATTGTTGCTATTACCAGAGCGGGATCCATACGGTGCAGCTGCTCTGCCACATCGGCTCCACTGCCGGGTTTTGCCCTGTGATCAATAATCGCAACCTGGCCGCCGGACTTAAGCGATTTTTGCATCAGGGCCACCAGCTTATCCAGGTCGATAGCTGGCCAGTCCTTGGTGCTGTAGAGCGCATCATGAAATCCCAGCACGAAAAAAATCCTGTCAAAACTCTGGTCGACAAAGTGCAGGTCGTTGGCTTCCGCCAGCAGGGTTTCCACATTGGGCAGGCGGGCAGCGTAGTCCCTTTGCTTGAGTTCATCTCCGGCGAATGGCAGGTAAGCCTGATTGTTGTGGGCCACCACCCGACCATCTCTTCCAACAGCGCGGGCAAGCAGCTCGGTGTAATATCCACCACCGGAAAAGAGGTCCAGCACCTTTTGTCCGGGTGTCACCTCAAAGTAACTCAGGATAAGATCCGGCTTTCGCTGGATATCCCGTCCCCGGTCGGCTTCAGGCCGGGCTTGATCGGCCATGGCATCGCGAATATGCGGACCGATTTCGCGGGCATCGGCCATGGCGGTGGTGCAAAGGCTCAAGGCCAGTAAACTCCATACAGTGACAGCTTTCATATTTTCCCCCAAAAGTGACTTGCACCACCATTTTGGTAAATAAAAGGTTTTTTATCTGTTTATTATTTGTAAATATTTGCTTTTATTGAGGAAAAGTGTAAGAAAATGTTTGCCGGTTAAATTTCGAACTGCTAGCTATATCAGTGAAAGCCAATACAACACAGGAAGGTGGATATGGGTAAATCGCTGATGCAAAAAGGTACGCTGGGCATGTTGGGCGCCTTGGTCACCCTGGGGCTGTTCGTCTTTATGGCCTATCTGGTAAAACAGCCGCCGTTAGAGTACCAGGAACCAACGGCAACACCGGAGCTTCAGGTGACTATGCCGGACAGAGAAGAACTCAGGCCAGTTCGGAACACTACGCCTCCACCCAAGCCAGAGCCAATAAAACCGGTGGAAATCGCCACAACCGGGGAAAGCTCAGGAACAGGAGTGCCCATCGACTCCCCCACCATAGAACTGCCACCCGTATCCCAAGGCGGCTCAAACTTCGGTAACTCAGATTATGATGCCGTACCCGTTGTGCAAATCCAGCCCAACTACCCCATCAGCGCCGCCCAAAACGGCAAAGAAGGCTTTGTGGTAGTGGGTTTTGACATCGCTGCCGATGGCAGCACCACCAATGTGCGGGTGCTGGACGCCAACCCCAAACGAACCTTCGATGCTGCTGCCCGTGATGCGGTGAAGCGTTGGAAGTACAAACCCAAAATGGTCGATGGCAAACCCGTTGGTGTGAGTAACCAGCAAATTCGCCTCGATTTCAGTCTGGATCAGCGGATTTAACAGGCGCCACCCGCTTTACGCTGTAAATGCCCCTTCTGCCACCACAGCAGGGGCAACACCATCATCAGCAAAAGTACCGCGTAAGCCATACGCTCACCGAGTGACACCCCAAGCGCCAGGCAAAACCCCAGCCCCAACAGGATCCAGAGCCGCGAAGAAGCACCGAGTAAACGCCAGGCTGCCAACATGGACAGGGCATAGATAATCACAAACACCCCGTTACTCCAGGCGATCAGCTGTTCCAAATCCTGCTCAAACACAAACACCAGCGTCAGCACCAACGCCATGGCGCCCAAAATAGCGGTTTGCGCACGAACGGGGACACCGTGGTCATTCAGGCGCTGGAAGTAACGGGGCATGATGCCCTCGCGGCTGAAGCTCCACAGCAAACGTGCAGCACTGCCGGCATAAACGTTTACGGTGGCAAGGCCCGCTGACACGCCCAGAATGCCGATTACCTGCGCACCTCCGCCCCCAAGCAGGGTGTCGAATACCCCCATCATGGCGACGCCCGTGCCGGATGGCACCAGCCACAACAAACTGGTGCAACCCAGATAAATCAGTCCCACCAGCACAGTGCCAAGCATCATTGCGGGGATCATGTCTTTTTCCGGCTCACGAAAATCGTGGGCCAGGTGAGTCATGGCCTCGACCCCCAGAAAGCTCCAGAAGGCGATACCCGCAGCCAGCATCATGGGGCCGGTCTGCCAGGCTGATTCAAAATCCGGCAATTCGACGGCTTGATGCTGTACACCCAGGCCCATAAAGAGCGCGAGCACCACGGCTACTATTCCCAGAGTCAGTGCAAATTGCGCCTTGGCGGACACCTGCAAGCCTTTTAAATTGGCGAACCACAGGAGACCTATGACCAAAAGCTGCGCCAATAGCAACTCAACACCCGCCAATGGCAACAGAGCAGTGACAAACTGAAATGTCATCAAAATGGCGGCGGGAGCGCCCATGGGGATCACCAGCAAAAAGATAAGCCCAATGCTCCGCCCCAGGGTGCGGCCAAAGGCTTTTTCCACAAAGAAGGCCGGGCCGGCAGCATGGGGAAACCGGCTTGCCAAACGGCCAAACACCAAAGTCACGGGGATAATGGCCAGGGTGAGCAGTGCCCAGGCCCAAAGCGCGCTGGTACCGGCTTTTGCCAGTGTCATCTGCGGTAAGATAAACACCCCTGTGCCCAATAAAGTGGTGGCCATGAGTCCGGCGCCTTGC
This sequence is a window from Shewanella zhangzhouensis. Protein-coding genes within it:
- a CDS encoding energy transducer TonB — its product is MGKSLMQKGTLGMLGALVTLGLFVFMAYLVKQPPLEYQEPTATPELQVTMPDREELRPVRNTTPPPKPEPIKPVEIATTGESSGTGVPIDSPTIELPPVSQGGSNFGNSDYDAVPVVQIQPNYPISAAQNGKEGFVVVGFDIAADGSTTNVRVLDANPKRTFDAAARDAVKRWKYKPKMVDGKPVGVSNQQIRLDFSLDQRI
- the yjeH gene encoding L-methionine/branched-chain amino acid transporter, producing the protein MEHIKGTIGRWQGAGLMATTLLGTGVFILPQMTLAKAGTSALWAWALLTLAIIPVTLVFGRLASRFPHAAGPAFFVEKAFGRTLGRSIGLIFLLVIPMGAPAAILMTFQFVTALLPLAGVELLLAQLLVIGLLWFANLKGLQVSAKAQFALTLGIVAVVLALFMGLGVQHQAVELPDFESAWQTGPMMLAAGIAFWSFLGVEAMTHLAHDFREPEKDMIPAMMLGTVLVGLIYLGCTSLLWLVPSGTGVAMMGVFDTLLGGGGAQVIGILGVSAGLATVNVYAGSAARLLWSFSREGIMPRYFQRLNDHGVPVRAQTAILGAMALVLTLVFVFEQDLEQLIAWSNGVFVIIYALSMLAAWRLLGASSRLWILLGLGFCLALGVSLGERMAYAVLLLMMVLPLLWWQKGHLQRKAGGAC
- a CDS encoding class I SAM-dependent methyltransferase; protein product: MKAVTVWSLLALSLCTTAMADAREIGPHIRDAMADQARPEADRGRDIQRKPDLILSYFEVTPGQKVLDLFSGGGYYTELLARAVGRDGRVVAHNNQAYLPFAGDELKQRDYAARLPNVETLLAEANDLHFVDQSFDRIFFVLGFHDALYSTKDWPAIDLDKLVALMQKSLKSGGQVAIIDHRAKPGSGADVAEQLHRMDPALVIATMTEAGFRFDGELDALANKADPLDISVFDKRIRGHSDRFVLKFTKP
- a CDS encoding TerB family tellurite resistance protein — its product is MISALKKLLNQRLGDTGPRLTQSEAAAALLIEVVLADEDLSGSEQRLLPEFIARLTGVSVDEAHALMTNAIDRHQQAISLFEYTDLINKQFDLAEKQALILAMWQLAFSDGELCQYEEQIIRKTADLLYLKHSELIQLRNQAKAG
- a CDS encoding LysR family transcriptional regulator produces the protein MQLDKLTRIDLNLLVVLQVLLEEQSVTRAAVRLNLSQSALSKSLSRLRETLGDPLFSRTAHGLKPTAHALALAERLPGVLQALNQLVMPPSFDPASSTRTFSFAMVESAYETLIPGFIGPLLSMAPGLRLNSYVWNEKSISDLQLGQIDFGIDGIDLQPEANFRIDSLPEGICHQTLYQDQQICLVRQGHPAMALLGEGKWDLNTYLELAHVQVRCEGNDWWALDYYLATQGKQRHLCATVPDFYGAASVCANTDLVFTLPQSFARHASKLYALEMLPLPFDFMPLAYVLLWHQRNDGDPGHRWIRELIIQSARKSFGEKLKWTQD
- a CDS encoding multidrug effflux MFS transporter; its protein translation is MQRNLLPILMSLVLLSPLAIDIYLPSMPAMALDFSVDERQVQSTLVLFLFAMGVGQVLIGPLADRYGRRPVALFGTVLYVISSLLAMAALEFELLQLARLLQGLAACSTSIVAFSAVRDSYSPSDSARIYSYLNGAICVIPALAPTLGGLLAIQFGWRSTFAFMAFYGLVMLLVVGYRLPETRPAHTESTGPLYRWGRYAPVLKNSHFMFYAVTCMAAMAAILCYVSYSSIWLIGKLGVSELAFSGLFGLNAVVNVVACFAAPVVIRKLGNRPTVLVALVLMILASVLELVLQLPEWASPMAASFAFMLPMMLLCVGFALLLGPATSMALAPFGERAGTATALLGFIQMSGASVITALVQLTPLTAPYAIGYTMGGLALVLLVIMLMPRFGHWHQEPATH
- a CDS encoding DUF4145 domain-containing protein encodes the protein MAGKGLTDTAMIAAFDDDLAKEYRRARRFAKDVPAQALLTLRSALYKLTGILAAGRLTFDSPNLYNRIEALSQARLLGVRQVRAMHRLRADGNRGAHPEKYHLDEASLLALANKALLNFCQLVSELSGATHFEFEPLDELSNRELCYRAVMADDAEAQYLLGMAFKTQGLLARDAQQGPDDEPTASAALAKAQYWFTQSANSLAVARYELGVAFLHAYQGQVDEAKGISLIAEAATQGVEDAKALLGYFALTGQGMAVDLPRAESLLTEATQGGHTEAEANLGVLRYQQGRIEEAFRHIESAARGGFPQAQYHVSLMLSRGEGCLVDALGAERWLAEAAEQGQLDAMLARARHMLHDEATLGSDLTLAEDYLRKVIRFSQNVPAMLELSMALADGILGRIDVVEAATLLGEAARLANDQERAIITPLWQSLATQIENVLQLSVNADEKKALERAKELLLEMPGQGESAPEQ
- a CDS encoding DUF2780 domain-containing protein; the protein is MKRITALSLVFSAMALSSSANAVDLGSLASDTLKQVSGATAQPATPTTQAQSSDLLGDLMALGLNQNQAEGGMGALLKMAQGSLSGSEFSSLTDAIPGADQMLSAVPGLNSNTGMSGLLSKAGGLGSSLQGSAMVYDAFEKLGISRELAAPMVDVAKNYLQSTAGDDTVGLLMKGLGSLL
- a CDS encoding HDOD domain-containing protein; the encoded protein is MHSAALLQKVDELPRLPKAIAELLDIVNNEDSTVKAVSEKLSHDPVLSARVLRLANSARFGCSREVGTIDDAVVRLGMQTLRTLVIASAVVGAVPKVEGFDLADFWGNTFEVAIICQELAKRLGTLPEEAFTCGILHSIGELLIVNGDPAVAATISAAVAEGADRNLMEKEILGYDNAEIGALLAQNWKFTPALVKGIQFQNHPKSAEPYSKLAGMLAMAKQIAADWDKIPDDERTSWLAQINILAGIKVDLGGLAEKLAKMHGQGMEMGKQLA